A segment of the Necator americanus strain Aroian chromosome IV, whole genome shotgun sequence genome:
aGTGCCTTTCAAACGGGAAAGACGCTTGTCATTTAAAAACGGTTTGCTGCTGTATGGTCATTTTGCGCGCCGTAGAGGTACAGCGCGTAGACGCACGCACAAGTCTTTCCTAGCGCGGTGGAGTGGCCCTGCCGAACTACCACAGcaccatatttttctttcacattagAATTAGTTATTTTCCAGATGTCCTCTTCTGATATTGATGACTTGCTGAAGTCGTTGACTCCTGGAAAACGCGCCAGTCGACGGTCTGTATGGAATCAAACCTTGTCCTTTGTCgataatataaacaaaaagcCACCTCCTGTTCAAATGGCTGTTGGAGGAGGAGCTGGATTGTGAGTCGAGGGATATTCACTCCTAGTTGCAGTACAAGCCACTGAGACGCAGTAGATGGGCAGATTTTGTTTCGGCGCCCGCGTCGCGGCACATCACATTAGAGCATAGCAGCCTTGGCGTGACTTTCTACTGCTCACTATTCGCCATTGTGAAGCCGTCCAAAGTTATGTTCATGCTTAattttctgtcatttcttcAATGTCGTACTTCTCATCACTCTAGATTCACTATTTATACGCTATTGccccttttcaaatttattgctacgttgcttaaaggcagcatagcacgaatccgaggtggtgcggatttcaggtggagtatccgtgtacagggtcgtagattatggagacgagggTAGTTCCGCTGATCTCTgactgaatcactgcaaacagcctcCTCGAGAATGTGTTATGTACGaagccatctattgcaacgctccaccccttgcgccgcatctgtcctgcgattcgtcgaaaatcaattcggactgcacCGATAGGcaggcgcgctgcaatagaaggcatcgtacaaaacagcattcagaggctggctgcttgcagtgattcagagagaaatgagcgaaaccaccccggtctccataatttacgaccctgtatacagatactccacctgaaatccgtaccaccccagattcgtggtatgctgcctttaattgaagAGATGTGTTTCTTCTATAAACTCCTGTTGTTTCTCCTTCACGTCTGCATTTCAGCTTCTGTCGTCTCTTTAGAGTCGTTCTTTACGTAAATATAGCTTTACTTTCGATACATTACTGCTCTTAACT
Coding sequences within it:
- a CDS encoding hypothetical protein (NECATOR_CHRIV.G15603.T1), coding for MIRRLVNYRLLKCLSNGKDACHLKTVCCCMVILRAVEMSSSDIDDLLKSLTPGKRASRRSVWNQTLSFVDNINKKPPPVQMAVGGGAGLCVGYIFTRTSKAAATALGLSLFAFQIYDHICIAFGPRIFLKFVVNKYCSFAVGVCRTMYL